CGCGAAGTACGCGGAGTCGACCCAGCCCCATCCTTCGGTCTCGCGGACGAGGATCGCCCCGAGCACCAAGAGCAGGATGAGAATCGTGGACCCCAGCACGACCGTGCTGCCGAGCTCTCGATCGAACCACCAATCAACGATGCGGGCCATGTCCGCGGACGAGCCGCCGCGGCGCACGAGCCTTCGCCGATCGCGGCGAAGCCTTATCGCGCGTCGCGGGTTCCGGGGGCGGGGGGAGGAACCCTTTGGAACGGATCGAGGCCGACGTGCTCATCCCGGGCCATGGCGAGATCGTGAGGAACGCGTGCGTGGTCTTCGACGGACCCACGATCACGTACGCCGGAGGGATCGAAAGCGCGCCAAACCCGGCGCAGGGGATGAAGACGCATCGCGTCCCGGCCATCATGCCGGGGATGTGGGATTGTCACGGGCACCTCATGGGCCTACGGACCACGAACATCGAGGACGGCGCGCGCACGCCCGTGGGAGTCATGGCCGCCCGAGTGACGGCGGACGCGGCTCGCGGCCTCCTGGCGGGGTTCACGAGCGTGCGCGAGGTCGGAGGCCTCGGGATCTTCCTCGCGCGAGCCATCGACGAGGGGAGCATTCCGGGACCCCACGTCTACCCGGCGGGCGGCATGATTTCTCCGACCGGCGGCCACGGCGATCTCCACTCCTTCCCCTTGGAGTTCACCCGCGACGTCCTCGAACGCACCCAGCTGAGCGCCCTCGCGGACGGTGTCCCCGAGTGCCTGAAGGCCGTCCGGTCCATGCTTCGCCTGAACGCGCGCGTGATCAAGATCTGCGCCTCGGGCGGCGTGGCGAGCGAGGTGGATTCTCCGATCCACCAGGAGTTCTCCCGGGAGGAACTCCATGCGATCGTCGAGGAGGCGACCCGCGCGGAGCGGATCGTGGCGGCCCACTGCCATGGGAAGCCGGGCATCCTGGCGGCCCTCGAGGCCGGCTGCAGGACGATCGAGCACGGGACCTACCTCGACGAGGAGGCGGCGGACCTGTTCCTGGAGAAGGATGCGATCTTGGTGCCCACCCGGTTCATCATCGACCGGCTCGCGAAGTCGGCCGCAGCCATGGGATCGCCGGAGTACATCCTGCGGAAGATCGTGCCCGTGGTCGGGCGCCACGAACAGGCGCTCCGCCTCGCGATCCGGAAGGGCGTGCGCATCGCCGTCGGCACGGACATCATCACGAGCGGCGTCACGGGGTACGCGGATTGGGGTCAGAACGCGTTCGAACTCACGTACCTCCAGGAGGCCGGCATGAAACCGCTCCAGGCCATCGAGGCGGCCACGGCCACGGGGCCGCTGACCCTGGGGGCACAGGCCCCTAAATCGGGGCAGCTGCGGGAGGGCTACGACGCGGACATCCTCGCGCTCGCGAAGAGCCCGGTCTCGGACCTGTCCGTCCTCACGAAACCCGAGAACGTCCGGATGATCTGGAAGTCCGGGAAGCTTGTGAAGGATCTCGGCGCGTGAGTTCGAGGACCTCGAGCTCCTCGAAGAACAGCCTCCGCCGGGCCACCGCACGCGCACGAAAGGCCTTGCGCGCCTCTATCCGCGCCGCCGCGTTGGTGCGGCTGAGCAGGAGGTACGCGCGCCCGCTGCGGGCCAAGATCCGGGGAAGGTCGGCCAGGAAACGTAGGGAGACTTCGCTCCCCTGCTGACCGCCAGCCCAGGCCCCGTCCAGGGCGTCGAGGGGCTGCCCGTCCAGATAGGGCGGGTTGAACGCGACTACGTCGAAGGGTCCTCTCACGCCGGCCGCGAGGTCGGTCCGGACGACCGCGAGCTCCACCCGGTTCCGGCGCGCGTTTGCGCGGGCAAGCCCGACGGCATCGGGGTTCGCGTCCGTGGCCACGGCCCGCACCCGTCGCGCCGCGTGCACGGCCACGAGTCCCGTGCCCGTGCCGATCTCCAGGAACCGGTCCCCGTGCCCGAGCGACACGGCCTCGAGGAGCAGCCGGGAGTCCTCGCTCGGCGGGTACACGCCCGGACGCTCCTCGATCACGAGACGCGGGTCGAATTCCACGGTGCGGCCAGCGTCCCCCGTGGGCTTAGCGGTTCGCGGAAAGAGCGCCGCGCCACTCCCGCACGAGGAGCGCGTATACCGCGTCGTCGATGAACCGACCCCGGAAGTACGTGTTCTCGCGCAGCACGCCCTCCCGACGAAAGCCGAGCCGCTCGACGAGGCGGATGGACGGTCCGTTCGTGGGATCGATGAGGGCCTCGACCCGGTTCAGCCGCATCCTGTCGAATCCGTGCGCGAGGACGGCCCGCATCGCCTCGCTCATCAGGCCTCGGCCGCGGTGCTCGCGGGCCAGGTCGTACCCCATCCGCGCCCGGTCACCGCCCTCCCGAACCCACCCGTGGTATCCCAGCGTGCCGATGAGCTCGGGCGATCCGCGGAGGGCCATCCCCCAGCGGATTCCGGTGCCCTGCTCGAAGGGGTGCACGGCGTACCGGAGGAGCTCGCCCTTCGCGGCCTCTCGGTCCGCGGGCGGTTCGAACGCGGTCATCTCGACGATCTCGGGGTCGGAGAAG
This Thermoplasmata archaeon DNA region includes the following protein-coding sequences:
- a CDS encoding amidohydrolase family protein, whose amino-acid sequence is MRNACVVFDGPTITYAGGIESAPNPAQGMKTHRVPAIMPGMWDCHGHLMGLRTTNIEDGARTPVGVMAARVTADAARGLLAGFTSVREVGGLGIFLARAIDEGSIPGPHVYPAGGMISPTGGHGDLHSFPLEFTRDVLERTQLSALADGVPECLKAVRSMLRLNARVIKICASGGVASEVDSPIHQEFSREELHAIVEEATRAERIVAAHCHGKPGILAALEAGCRTIEHGTYLDEEAADLFLEKDAILVPTRFIIDRLAKSAAAMGSPEYILRKIVPVVGRHEQALRLAIRKGVRIAVGTDIITSGVTGYADWGQNAFELTYLQEAGMKPLQAIEAATATGPLTLGAQAPKSGQLREGYDADILALAKSPVSDLSVLTKPENVRMIWKSGKLVKDLGA
- a CDS encoding HemK2/MTQ2 family protein methyltransferase; translation: MEFDPRLVIEERPGVYPPSEDSRLLLEAVSLGHGDRFLEIGTGTGLVAVHAARRVRAVATDANPDAVGLARANARRNRVELAVVRTDLAAGVRGPFDVVAFNPPYLDGQPLDALDGAWAGGQQGSEVSLRFLADLPRILARSGRAYLLLSRTNAAARIEARKAFRARAVARRRLFFEELEVLELTRRDPSQASRTSRSSGRSRVS
- a CDS encoding GNAT family protein, which gives rise to MDRSAAPPRSPFPALETARLVLREITLDDTAFWLRHFSDPEIVEMTAFEPPADREAAKGELLRYAVHPFEQGTGIRWGMALRGSPELIGTLGYHGWVREGGDRARMGYDLAREHRGRGLMSEAMRAVLAHGFDRMRLNRVEALIDPTNGPSIRLVERLGFRREGVLRENTYFRGRFIDDAVYALLVREWRGALSANR